In one window of Helianthus annuus cultivar XRQ/B chromosome 17, HanXRQr2.0-SUNRISE, whole genome shotgun sequence DNA:
- the LOC110922623 gene encoding probable flavin-containing monooxygenase 1: MDKKQVVIVGAGISGLLACKYCLSKGLNPTVFDLESGIGGVWAKTIKTTRLQAPKDLYQFSDFPWPDSVVDVFPTHQQMLEYFHSYATRFDLMPHIKLQSRVSSISYDGPSSQAWSLWNGIGEMSSSKGKWNVTVTDTRTTTTQVYIADFVILCLGRFKDVPNMPKFPVGKGLEIFRGKAIHSMEYAAMDDDKAEAFVKGKKVVIVGFGKTGLDIARECASINGPEHPCTIVYRRDHWKLPDWAPWGIPLTYLYFNRFSELLVHKPGEGFVLNLLATLLSPLRWGVSKFVESYIKNKLPLAKFDMVPQHSFEKDTRSCLILYMPEPDNFFDAVEEKSIKLKKSQSFCFYENGISIDEDNTQIEADAVIFATGFKGEKKLKNIFGSSTFGHFIAGSPRVPLYRECIHPQIPQLAVIGYSESLSNIYTSEMRAKWVAALLEGVFKLPSVNEMEKDIARWDEYMKQSTEEYHYRSSVGALEIWYNDQLCKDMGMNRLRKNGLFANLFEPHGPLDYVKVP, translated from the exons ATGGATAAGAAGCAAGTTGTCATCGTCGGAGCCGGAATCAGCGGCCTGCTCGCCTGCAAATACTGTCTCTCCAAAGGATTGAACCCGACTGTGTTCGATTTAGAATCCGGCATTGGTGGTGTATGGGCTAAAACCATCAAAACCACAAGGCTCCAAGCACCTAAAGATTTGTACCAGTTTTCTGACTTCCCATGGCCGGATTCCGTTGTCGACGTTTTCCCAACCCACCAACAGATGCTAGAGTACTTCCACTCATACGCCACACGCTTTGATCTCATGCCCCACATCAAACTACAATCCCGTGTGAGCAGCATCAGCTACGACGGACCATCATCGCAGGCATGGTCTCTCTGGAATGGCATCGGTGAAATGTCTTCGTCTAAAGGCAAGTGGAATGTCACTGTCACGGACACTAGAACCACCACCACCCAG GTCTACATTGCCGACTTTGTGATTCTTTGTTTGGGACGGTTCAAAGATGTACCAAACATGCCTAAATTCCCTGTCGGAAAAGGCCTAGAAATATTTCGAGGGAAAGCCATACACTCCATGGAATACGCAGCCATGGATGACGACAAAGCTGAAGCGTTCGTGAAAGGGAAGAAGGTTGTCATTGTGGGGTTCGGGAAAACAGGACTCGACATTGCAAGGGAGTGCGCATCCATCAACG GCCCGGAACATCCATGCACGATAGTTTACCGGCGTGATCATTGGAAATTACCGGACTGGGCTCCATGGGGAATCCCATTGACGTATTTATACTTCAATCGATTCTCAGAGCTTTTAGTTCATAAACCCGGAGAAGGTTTCGTGCTTAATCTGCTGGCTACATTACTTTCACCTCTA CGTTGGGGAGTCTCAAAATTCGTGGAAAGCTACATAAAAAACAAGCTTCCACTCGCCAAGTTTGACATGGTGCCACAACATAGCTTCGAAAAAGACACCCGCTCGTGTTTGATTCTATACATGCCAGAACCTGACAACTTCTTTGATGCAGTTGAGGAAAAAAGCATCAAGTTAAAGAAATCCCAAAGTTTTTGCTTTTATGAAAACGGGATTTCTATCGATGAGGACAACACACAGATAGAAGCAGACGCTGTTATTTTTGCTACaggattcaaaggtgaaaaaaaactcaaaaatatATTTGGATCATCAACATTTGGTCACTTCATTGCAGGCTCGCCGCGTGTCCCACTTTACAG GGAATGCATTCATCCACAGATACCTCAATTAGCAGTAATTGGGTACTCTGAAAGTCTTTCCAATATATATACTTCCGAAATGAGGGCTAAATGGGTGGCAGCGTTGCTTGAAGGCGTGTTTAAGCTACCGAGTGTTAACGAGATGGAGAAAGATATTGCAAGATGGGATGAATACATGAAACAATCAACTGAGGAATATCATTATCGGTCGTCAGTTGGTGCTTTAGAAATTTGGTATAATGATCAGTTGTGTAAAGACATGGGCATGAACCGGCTGAGAAAAAATGGACTCTTTGCTAACCTTTTTGAGCCTCATGGTCCCTTGGACTACGTCAAAGTACCCTAA